The following proteins come from a genomic window of Alosa sapidissima isolate fAloSap1 chromosome 22, fAloSap1.pri, whole genome shotgun sequence:
- the LOC121696911 gene encoding caspase-8-like yields the protein MEENNLQLLYDIDDRLDSEEVASLKFLCSDVLGRKPLEKVNDGRDLFMRLNEKGQMEDDMMFLKELLYTIKRYDLLKMVKTTEQEVCRSLQMRSDSYGGLSTYRKMLFDIADNMTSEKLNSFKFLVNLPRGKLEASATIFDVLTEMEKQQRLTKDNVEDLERILNECDKDLARKVEKYRLIKAGGGRWDEQGNSPHSESMDHPSFAEMCGGENYQDISCNRGLSVVSDAGSVINDVTKEDVESYTMDSRPRGQCLIINNYKFTTNEYGTREGTVKDAEKLRGVFKWLHFLVDEQRDLSGRDMKAVVREYATMDHSAYDAIVVCVLSHGLEGEVVGVDGEKVSIKDLYKPFTRCLTLIGKPKLFFIQACQGTKYQTGHLLEDGPNQQMDQQLFEEDAHNPLVRKLSVAAEADVLIGMSTVEEFKSFRNTMTGSIYIQALCSALESGCPKNEDLLTIFTRVNNQVSKGLYNSHKQMPQLKSTLTKKLVLTVD from the exons ATGGAGGAGAACAACTTGCAGCTGCTGTATGACATTGACGATAGACTGGACTCTGAAGAGGTGGCTTCCCTCAAGTTCCTCTGCAGTGATGTCCTAGGTAGGAAACCACTAGAGAAAGTCAATGATGGCCGTGACCTCTTCATGCGCCTGAACGAAAAAGGTCAGATGGAAGACGACATGATGTTCCTGAAAGAGCTGCTGTACACCATCAAACGCTATGATCTGCTGAAGATGGTAAAGACAACTGAGCAGGAGGTGTGCAGGTCACTCCAAATGCGCAGTGATTCTTATGGTGGCCTGTCCACCTACAG GAAGATGCTTTTTGATATAGCTGATAATATGACGAGTGAAAAACTGAATTCCTTCAAGTTCCTGGTGAATCTGCCCCGAGGGAAATTAGAGGCCTCCGCA ACCATCTTTGAtgttttgactgaaatggagaAGCAGCAGCGGCTTACTAAGGATAATGTGGAGGACCTGGAACGGATCCTCAATGAGTGTGATAAAGATCTGGCTAGAAAGGTGGAAAAGTACAGGCTAATTAAAGCAG GTGGTGGCAGGTGGGATGAACAGGGAAACAGTCCTCATTCAGAGTCCATG GATCACCCGAGTTTTGCTGAGATGTGTGGAGGAGAGAACTATCAAGACATTTCTT GTAACCGTGGTCTGAGTGTGGTATCAGATGCAGGGTCGGTGATAAATGATGTAACTaag GAAGATGTAGAGAGCTATACTATGGACTCGCGTCCCCGTGGGCAGTGTTTGATAATCAATAACTACAAATTTACTACTAATGAATATGGAACAAGAGAGGGGACAGTGAAGGATGCTG AGAAGCTGCGGGGAGTATTTAAATGGCTGCATTTTTTGGTGGACGAACAGAGAGACCTGTCTGGTCGTGACATGAAGGCAGTGGTGCGTGAGTATGCCACGATGGACCATTCGGCTTATGATGCTATTGTCGTCTGCGTTCTCTCCCATGGGCTGGAGGGCGAAGTCGTTGGTGTGGATGGGGAAAAAGTGTCCATCAAAGATCTCTACAAGCCTTTCACCCGCTGTCTTACACTGATCGGCAAGCCCAAGCTATTTTTCATCCAGGCGTGCCAGGGTACCAAGTACCAAACAGGTCATTTGCTAGAGGATGGACCTAACCAGCAAATGGACCAGCAACTGTTTGAGGAAGACGCTCACAACCCACTGGTTAGGAAACTGTCTGTTGCTGCCGAGGCAGATGTGTTGATAGGCATGTCAACAGTGGAGGAATTCAAGTCATTCCGTAATACCATGACTGGGTCCATCTACATTCAGGCCCTCTGCAGTGCATTGGAGTCAGGTTGCCCAAA GAATGAGGACTTGCTGACTATCTTTACACGTGTGAATAACCAAGTCAGCAAAGGTCTCTACAATAGCCACAAGCAGATGCCTCAGCTAAAATCCACTCTGACTAAGAAGTTGGTCTTAACTGTGGACTAG